In Apis cerana isolate GH-2021 linkage group LG3, AcerK_1.0, whole genome shotgun sequence, the sequence accataaaatattacttttttccgcgtaaatatagttttaatttgcatattttaacgaaactgaaaaatatttgtaaaaacaaataaaatcatatgaatttaatttataaaaatataaatatgttcatTGGCAACAGAAGAAACGCATAATgaacaacaaataaaaaaatacttttatcgttaaaattcaCCTTATTACGAGGAAAGTATTGCAGATGGGCAAGAAATctcttcaaataattttgttagacCTAGAAGAAAAAGTATGTTACCAGCAAAATTGTTactataatgatattaaatagtttCATCTTCATTGTCAATTCATGATCATATAATCATGTATttgaatattccaaatattttataattatgttgcCAATGgtcttgatttaattttaaaggattaagttcaaattatttaaacagaaataagtattatttaggtcaatgaaaacaataaaattcatatataatgtaatgtcCTTATATATCCTAAATACAGTAATCATTGTTTATAAGTGTTGGTACAATTCGCAATATAGTATACTCCTTTCcacatataaacaaattttatatgttcatTCCAGAACCTCCATTTATGCAccacaaaaattattcatttcaattaaattatgattgtgAATCTTCAGAAATGTTTCATGCATTATGttatgaaaacataaaaaatatttaaaatcttatatctgTAACCTACTCAGCACCAGACACAGGCATACAACAACTTGAACGATGAGGAGATTGTTGTTTGGAAAGATCAACAGTATCTTCTACTAATGGTCTTTCTAATCTAGCTTCAAGTTGTGCCCAAGCAGCAACAGCTGCACCAAATGCTGCTTCAACATTGGTTGCATCTTTTGCAGATGTTTCTACTAGAGGAGGATCTCCATTTTCTGCACACCAAGCTTGAGCTTCTTCTGTGGAAACTTGTTTCTCAGAATCTGGAACATCcacctataaaaattattttcataaatattattagtattattgttTTCTTCCTTTATCAGAATTCCTGCTTACTTTATTTCCAACAACTATAAATGGAAATGTTGATCCTTCTTGAACATCagcataataaagaaattcagaTCTCCAAAGTGCTAAATTTTTGAAGCTTGTTCTATCATCCACAGCATAAGTTAAAAGGCAAATATCAGAGCCTCTATAAAATGGAGTTCTAAGAGTTTTGAATCTTTCTTGTCCAGCTGTATCCCATATTTGTAATGTATATGCTTCtccattaatttcaatatcctTGTTTAGAAATTCTACTCCAATTGTATGAAAACTATGTTCATCAAAGTGATTTGATACAAATCTATTCATAAGACAGGATTTTCCAACACCACCATCACCCAAAATTACTACTTTTAAAAGCGTAGATCTTTGGGAATTACGATTTTGTAGATTACCACCTCTAAGTGTACCTACTATAGCTGAATTGTTTCctgacattttttattttttttattattttagaataacaaagaaactatatattgaaaaatatgatatatatttatattcttcatatatataattattttcaataccaaatatataaattcttcattCGTGAAACATCGAATGTATTGGAGATCCTTTGTCAATGTAGTAATCAGCTGATtctgatattaaataagacaatccacttttttttatattatatacattttaagcCAACAGCAAATGCTCACTCGGGGTTTATAACTTTGTATAATTCAcacaataaacaattatattatttaaaacgctttaatattgtaattttcgtttcgcgatAAAGCATAaccttttcattttatagTGATGTTAATAGaactttaatatcaatttaaataggattcatattattttaacgaatgaaattgtaattttcaatttcacaaGAGCCATGTACCTTATCTTCTTTGATGTTAACTTAATTATTCGAGCAAAGTCGCAATACCTTGAAAAGATGCCTTTTGGTACTGACTCATAGCCATCACcgaataaaattgcaattttctcaaataaatatatatcttatgttCACTCCAAAACATTtggcaataataaaaatcatgaataattttccaatgttGAAGAgctaaaaagtattattgctCCTAAACATTTTTGTTGCGCGCAAAGTATTTGACACTTTGCAGACGACAAAAGAAACGCCCATGTTGGATATTAAACATATAGGATGAATATGGCTaccagaaattataaataatgttaatccTATGCATATAGTGAacgatattacatttatatatattaactaacaataaattatataagaactaataataaataaaataataatagttgcatgtgtattattataatttatgccaagaattaatatatataatcttgattctattaatatatgtgtgatgattaaaatgttttaaaactaTTAGTTGCTATatcacaattataaaatattttcttttttttaactaaacactaattaaattacaaaaactatttcaattttaatttaataaactaaataatattgtaatattattcaatataataatatcgatatatgttactaaaataaaaaaaagattcatagattatttcataaaaattattgtatgcaaatattataattatatacaatttttccatttttagatattataatttaaattatgtttatcgTATGACCAATAGGTGGTACTACAGtgcttgaaaaatgttttcttatGCATAGATGTCGTTTTACAATAAATCGTAGTGTTTTTAATAGAAgttgaaattttacattatgtaaaagttaaaaaaaagtgaaagaaagtataaaaaaaaggattctcatattttttcggtaattttcataattagaaataaacattaaaattttgttacattgaacaaaagtttgaaattgacattttgaaattgacttagttttaaatattatatcatttttcatatttattttcgtaaaagtataaaatttattttatactttttattcatttaatataatatttcaggtgatataatatttgtggAAAATGGCAAATCCTCCTCCAAGTGTTGGCCAATCTTATTTTTGGGGTTCAGGAGTTTCTCAACAACAAAATATGGGATATTATTCTGTACCACCTCCAAATTTTCCACCTCCAAATTTTAGACAACCACCACCTTCTTATAACATGCCAGTTTCTACATTGTCTGAAAATAAAACTGGAAATTACACTTCTCCATATCATTCTATGGGAACATGCTATCAAAATGAAGTTTCAAATGCTTATCATGATGTTTCTTATCAAACTCAAACAGAATTGCAATGTAACAAtcaaagttataatttatctaactATTCTCAATCaataagtggaaattttaatacaaattgggatgaaagaaatatatatcataataatgataatacacaatggaaatcaaataattattcatcagATTGGAATAAGTCACAGAATATAAAGGAATCTTGgtatgaaacaaataaaatagaagatgaTAGAAAGTCTATGTATGCAAAGTTTAATACTTCCCCCAAAAATAGAAGATTTGAATGGAGatatagagaaaaagaagtttctaatagttattcaattaataaaagacgTTCTAGAAGTCCTGAAAATAGATCAAGAGAAAGTAGATCAAGTAGATCACCATATAGATCAAAACATGATTATCAAagagataaatattcaaaatatgttaaaaatagatCGATTTCTAGAGAACGTTTACATTATGAAGAAGATTCTGATAGAAGATCAtcatatagaagaaataattcgTATGTATCACACTCTCAAAGATCTTATACAAGTTATAGAAGTAGGAAAAGATCAAGATCTCAAGAATCTTATTCATCTAGAACTATTAGTCCTAATAATAATCCTGTTATTAATAAGGATAGGACTGAAAGAGAGTTACTTCTGGAAAAATAtaggtaatatatattttttaaatttatgtatacacataaatatttagattcaattctttttgttttacatTTCAAGACAAGATTATTGTGCAACAAGCAAAgatatggaaagaaaaatggatgaATTATCTGCAATGGGACCTGAAGGTATCATGGAAAATGCTAGAAAAGTATGGACACGTACTGCACCAGCAGATTTGTATTATACTAGAGATgaaaataatccaaaaataaTGAGAGGTACACAAAAATTACATGAATtatgtgaattatttaaaaaaatattattagatagagCTGCAGCTGCAAGAGCTTTACaggtatatttttcttaatatgataaaaaaagtttattattatacagttattattaagttattattatacatatttaaaaatattttcattttttttgttatgaaGCCTCCTTATGAACCACCACCAAGAAAAACTAGAGCTCGTTTATGTAAACATAAATCTGAAGCTTGTAGTAGTTCTTCTTCTGATAGTGATAGTTCAATGGATGAAGATGATAGAACAATGGAAGAATTAATGGCAAAAAAACAACATCCACAAAGATTACATCCTGAAATGTGGTTTAATGATCCTGGAGAAGTAAGTATTTgttctaaataatttgataatattataagctaaattaaaataaaatattcaatattatagatGAATGATGGACCATTGTGTAGATGTAGTGCAAAATCAAGAAGATCTGGTATTAGGCATGGAATTTATGCTGGAGAAGgtgcaataaataaatgcgatttaaattcgaataatgctgataaattatatcattatcgaATAACTATTAGTCCGCCAACAAATTTTCTTACCAAAACACCGACAATTATTAAGCACGATGAAcacgaatttatatttgaaggaTTTTCAATGCTTTCACATTTTCCCCTCGTAAAATTGCCAACTTGTAAAGTCATAAGATTTAACATTGAATATACAATTCTTTATATAGATGAAAAGTTgcctgaaaattttattattcgagaattggatttttttcgtaagtattattttattgtaaatcatttaatgtattttaattttataaaaaattattcttttcagaaacttatttattcaaGGAAGTATTGGAACTTATAGACTTTGATTTACAAGCCGCGCAAAATAAATCTGGTTGTGggcaatttcattttatgccGAGATTCGTACGAGATTTAGCCGATAATGgacaagaaatattatctatgaatgaggttttaaattatttaataaaaagtagtaaattattaatagatccAGATGATCTGCCTAGATTGGTAGAAATGCCACAATATAAATGGCAAAATTTTGCCGATGAAGTAAAGGGTATGATTGTTACATTTCCTGGAAAAAAACCATGCAGTGTTCGTGTAGATCAATTAGATAGAAATCAAACTGATCAACCACCTGGCATAATTGCCTATCCTGAAATTGTACATTTTGGAATTAGACCACCACAACTTAGTTATGCAGGAAATGcagagtaaatattttttgtgaaatattatttatgaaattagtttttttttttttttaataaaaaacaatttttaaattgtttttatttatttcagttaTCAAAAAGCATGGAgagattatgtaaaatttcgcCATTTATTAGCTAACATGCCAAAACCATCAtttgaagataaaagaaaattagaagcaAAAGAGAATAAACTCCAAGAATTAAGAACTCAAAGTAAAATGAAACGCGATGTTACCGTAGATGTTAGTTCTGAAGGATTTTATAGAACTGGAATAATGTGTGATATAGTACAACACGCAATGTTAATTCCTGTACTTGTTTGCCATTTAAGATTTCATAAATCTTTAGATAACTTAGAACGTACTTTAGgctatgaatttaaaaatagatatcttCTTCAATTAGCATTGACACATCCTAgttatcgtgaaaattttgGTACAAATCCTGATCATGCAAGGAATTCTTTGACTAATTGTGGAATAAGACAACCTGAATATGGTGATCGTCGAATACATTATATGAATACTCGTAAACGTGGTATTaacacattaattaatataatgtcaAGATTCGGTGCAAGAACCGAAACGGAATCTTCGATAGCGCACAATGAAAGATTGGAGTTTTTAGGCGATGCAGTCGTTGAATTTCTTAcatcaattcatttatttcatatgttTCCTGATTTAGAAGAAGGTGGTTTGGCTACTTATAGAGCAGCGATTGTTCAAAATCAACATCTTGCTGTATTagcaaaaaagttaaatttagaGGAATATATGCTCTATGCACATGGAAGTGATCTTTGTCACGATTTAGAATTACGTCATGCAATGGCAAATTGTTTTGAAGCATTAATGGGTTCATTATTTCTTGATGGAGGTATAGAAGTTGCAGATAGAGTATTTGGTGAAACACTGTTTAAAGATGAAGAAGATCTTGCAAAAGTTTGGGTAAATTATCCAAAACATCCTTTACAAGAACAGGAACCAACAGGTGACAGACAATGGATACCAAGTTTTGAATTATTGCAAGTAAGATATCtatgtaaatatacatacattttatattttatgtattaataatatttcttattttagaaaCTAACGAAATTTGAAGAATCTATTGGCATTGAATTTACTCATATTCGACTTTTGGCTAGAGCATTTACCGATCGTAGTATAGGATATACGAATTTAACGTTGGGTTCCAATCAACGTTTAGAATTCTTAGGAGATACCGTGCTACAACTTATAGTTTccgaatatttatacaaatattttccgGAACATCACGAAGGACATTTGTCTGtaagtaatattgtaattttttttatcaacatgaaaaaattcatttttatattttttagttattacGGAGTTCccttgtaaataataaaactcagGCTGTTGTATGTGATGATTTGGGAA encodes:
- the LOC107997134 gene encoding ribonuclease 3; this translates as MANPPPSVGQSYFWGSGVSQQQNMGYYSVPPPNFPPPNFRQPPPSYNMPVSTLSENKTGNYTSPYHSMGTCYQNEVSNAYHDVSYQTQTELQCNNQSYNLSNYSQSISGNFNTNWDERNIYHNNDNTQWKSNNYSSDWNKSQNIKESWYETNKIEDDRKSMYAKFNTSPKNRRFEWRYREKEVSNSYSINKRRSRSPENRSRESRSSRSPYRSKHDYQRDKYSKYVKNRSISRERLHYEEDSDRRSSYRRNNSYVSHSQRSYTSYRSRKRSRSQESYSSRTISPNNNPVINKDRTERELLLEKYRQDYCATSKDMERKMDELSAMGPEGIMENARKVWTRTAPADLYYTRDENNPKIMRGTQKLHELCELFKKILLDRAAAARALQPPYEPPPRKTRARLCKHKSEACSSSSSDSDSSMDEDDRTMEELMAKKQHPQRLHPEMWFNDPGEMNDGPLCRCSAKSRRSGIRHGIYAGEGAINKCDLNSNNADKLYHYRITISPPTNFLTKTPTIIKHDEHEFIFEGFSMLSHFPLVKLPTCKVIRFNIEYTILYIDEKLPENFIIRELDFFQTYLFKEVLELIDFDLQAAQNKSGCGQFHFMPRFVRDLADNGQEILSMNEVLNYLIKSSKLLIDPDDLPRLVEMPQYKWQNFADEVKGMIVTFPGKKPCSVRVDQLDRNQTDQPPGIIAYPEIVHFGIRPPQLSYAGNADYQKAWRDYVKFRHLLANMPKPSFEDKRKLEAKENKLQELRTQSKMKRDVTVDVSSEGFYRTGIMCDIVQHAMLIPVLVCHLRFHKSLDNLERTLGYEFKNRYLLQLALTHPSYRENFGTNPDHARNSLTNCGIRQPEYGDRRIHYMNTRKRGINTLINIMSRFGARTETESSIAHNERLEFLGDAVVEFLTSIHLFHMFPDLEEGGLATYRAAIVQNQHLAVLAKKLNLEEYMLYAHGSDLCHDLELRHAMANCFEALMGSLFLDGGIEVADRVFGETLFKDEEDLAKVWVNYPKHPLQEQEPTGDRQWIPSFELLQKLTKFEESIGIEFTHIRLLARAFTDRSIGYTNLTLGSNQRLEFLGDTVLQLIVSEYLYKYFPEHHEGHLSLLRSSLVNNKTQAVVCDDLGMTQYALYGNPKAELKTKDRADLLEAFLGALYVDKGLEYCRVFCDVCFFPRLQDFIMNQDWNDPKSKLQQCCLTLRTMDGGEPDIPVYKVIECKGPTNTRVYTVAVYFQGKRLAKASGHSIQEAEMNSAKEALEKSQDLFPQLDHQKRVIAKSMKMQQWPNKHKTRGRSMKPTDRHDDSDSSQRSKRSRSEL
- the LOC107997122 gene encoding ras-related protein Rab-9A isoform X2: MSGNNSAIVGTLRGGNLQNRNSQRSTLLKVVILGDGGVGKSCLMNRFVSNHFDEHSFHTIGVEFLNKDIEINGEAYTLQIWDTAGQERFKTLRTPFYRGSDICLLTYAVDDRTSFKNLALWRSEFLYYADVQEGSTFPFIVVGNKVDVPDSEKQVSTEEAQAWCAENGDPPLVETSAKDATNVEAAFGAAVAAWAQLEARLERPLVEDTVDLSKQQSPHRSSCCMPVSGAEL
- the LOC107997122 gene encoding ras-related protein Rab-9A isoform X1; this encodes MSGNNSAIVGTLRGGNLQNRNSQRSTLLKVVILGDGGVGKSCLMNRFVSNHFDEHSFHTIGVEFLNKDIEINGEAYTLQIWDTAGQERFKTLRTPFYRGSDICLLTYAVDDRTSFKNLALWRSEFLYYADVQEGSTFPFIVVGNKVDVPDSEKQVSTEEAQAWCAENGDPPLVETSAKDATNVEAAFGAAVAAWAQLEARLERPLVEDTVDLSKQQSPHRSSCCMPVSGAESNKII